The sequence ATTGGTTCCATCACCAGTTAATGTAAATACAGATTGGACTGTAGTTGTAAATtcatgaatgaagaaaaaacaccCTCCACTTGTCACTTTCAAAGTCAAGTTTACTAGAACAAAGGAAACAGTAGTAGTGTCAAAGCGGAAATAACCCCTACCATCAGTCAGCCTACTGCAATGactaaacattaaaaactaaataaatgcTAAGTGACAAATGAGTCTTACTGAGTAATGTGAGCCAAACTAGGCCGAAGTGtaattttcactgaaaagatttattttacacaaagtATATTCTAGGAATGATTAATCCAGCATAGTGTACCCAGCATCAATATTCCCCTTTCTTGCAAGTATTTGGGAATACTGGAATGTTCCATGGTATTATGGAATGTAGGGGTAAAGTGGCTAAGTGCCATACAACAATTGTTTATGTCTTACAGATATGCTTGAGAACACATACAACATTCAGAAGAAGAATTCTGAAATTTGTAGAAAAGTTAGAAACGTCTGAGTAATATATAAtgtacagtactgtgtgtgtgtgtgtgtgtgtgtctaccaCTCACTCTGTGCTCAGAAATATCAAGgactacatttaaaaatatgtggAAATTTTAGATATTATGAGCAGCATAAAAGTGCACCACCTccaaaagtagaaaaaaaaaaaatacaaccacCTGCCAACTCTGTATCCTTACTCAGtcaccctcctctccatctgtccttCTGTCAACCAGGGCGTCTGTAGCAAGCCTCCTGGTAGGAAGTAGCATTGACAGCACTGAACATGTCGCTCCTGACAAAAGACAGGAAGTTCTTCAGAGGACAGAGTGGCTGACTGGCATGGCGGTCATGGGATCGACAGAAGGTGGTGTGAAATGTCACATCCTCACCGTTGTACAGCACCCTGATGAACAGTTCTCCATCTCCAGCCTTTGACTTTTCACCTTTGCCAGTTCTTTTCTTCGCCTGTCCATGCATTGCTGGTGGACTCTTCCACAGTTCAAAGACCACTCTTGCTGCGAAACGTGGAAAGCGGGCCTCCTCCAGTCCCAGGGCGCTCAGCAACGGAGCCATGGTAACATCATGTGCTGAGGAGAGGGTGAAGACCTCCTGACCTCCCGCACGAGGCTGTCGGCCAGCCTCACGGTCCCTGGCAACACGCTCCATCTTGGTGGCAGTTCGGTTGAGGTAAGGGTACATGGCCAGGATAGCGTATTTATGGTACAGCCCCACTCTTCTCCGATCCACCTCATCGTCTAACTGCTGTCGACGAATCACAGCAAACTGTGCCATTGTCAGACATCCCTTGGCACCACTATCTCCCATGGTAACACATGGGAAAGAAATGTCGTGGCACAGATGGCACAGAAGTGAGTCTATAGGGTTTGCAGCTCGGAGTTGGCGGGTTGGCAGACCCAATGTCCGTGCCATTTCAGTGTAAGTCCTCTCGAGTTCAGTATCACTCACCCTCAGTCGATACTGCCTCCTCTGTTCTTCCTCCAGGTATCTGTTCCTGGCGGGGCAGTCGCAAGCCGAGCCACAGAATAACGTGCTCCACTGATGCCTCACGGTCAGTTTTGTCCAGTCAAACTCTGGTAGGAAGCCATAAAGGAAGGCCAGTCCACTCTGCAAGGTGCGGCTCTTACCTGTGGTCTCAATCCACACCTGGCGGGCTGACCAGTCAGAAGGGACGAGATTGTGGCGCTTGTAGGCTTGATTGAGGAGCTGCCCATTACGCAAGTGCTGCACCACACctggaaagaaaggaaattcTTTGGCAATTATGCTTGATAAGTGCTCGTCGGcaaaatgctctactgcatttGATTCACCTGACAGAATGTAGATTCTGTTGGAAAGAAATTTACAAGAACTGAATAGCAACATTGATAGTTGACTGTTCACTGGTATAAATGAACATGTAATGTTGGTCTACAAAAGTTCCGCTTTGGTTCGGGAGAGCCCTTCTTGCCTACCTGTCTGTGTGAGTTCTCCCATCTCACAGGCACT comes from Scatophagus argus isolate fScaArg1 chromosome 5, fScaArg1.pri, whole genome shotgun sequence and encodes:
- the pxylp1 gene encoding 2-phosphoxylose phosphatase 1 isoform X1, which translates into the protein MLARNRFLLLVVVGGAALAIISLSLQFYNMKLCLLLMSLLNIARRFPLPVNLIPTTPIMEERPFQAADGDVGVALGKSRKRVFPVLRTQEPNPISEAYGYCNTPNSTEQAWEGHSPADYKLLSVQVMIRHGDRYPLYSIPKTKRPAIDCTLSINRKPSHPLLNSFISHMGLGGRGHWESPLNSVPRLPNHSACEMGELTQTGVVQHLRNGQLLNQAYKRHNLVPSDWSARQVWIETTGKSRTLQSGLAFLYGFLPEFDWTKLTVRHQWSTLFCGSACDCPARNRYLEEEQRRQYRLRVSDTELERTYTEMARTLGLPTRQLRAANPIDSLLCHLCHDISFPCVTMGDSGAKGCLTMAQFAVIRRQQLDDEVDRRRVGLYHKYAILAMYPYLNRTATKMERVARDREAGRQPRAGGQEVFTLSSAHDVTMAPLLSALGLEEARFPRFAARVVFELWKSPPAMHGQAKKRTGKGEKSKAGDGELFIRVLYNGEDVTFHTTFCRSHDRHASQPLCPLKNFLSFVRSDMFSAVNATSYQEACYRRPG
- the pxylp1 gene encoding 2-phosphoxylose phosphatase 1 isoform X2 yields the protein MLARNRFLLLVVVGGAALAIISLSLQFLNLIPTTPIMEERPFQAADGDVGVALGKSRKRVFPVLRTQEPNPISEAYGYCNTPNSTEQAWEGHSPADYKLLSVQVMIRHGDRYPLYSIPKTKRPAIDCTLSINRKPSHPLLNSFISHMGLGGRGHWESPLNSVPRLPNHSACEMGELTQTGVVQHLRNGQLLNQAYKRHNLVPSDWSARQVWIETTGKSRTLQSGLAFLYGFLPEFDWTKLTVRHQWSTLFCGSACDCPARNRYLEEEQRRQYRLRVSDTELERTYTEMARTLGLPTRQLRAANPIDSLLCHLCHDISFPCVTMGDSGAKGCLTMAQFAVIRRQQLDDEVDRRRVGLYHKYAILAMYPYLNRTATKMERVARDREAGRQPRAGGQEVFTLSSAHDVTMAPLLSALGLEEARFPRFAARVVFELWKSPPAMHGQAKKRTGKGEKSKAGDGELFIRVLYNGEDVTFHTTFCRSHDRHASQPLCPLKNFLSFVRSDMFSAVNATSYQEACYRRPG